Sequence from the Victivallis lenta genome:
GCCGTACATGAAATCGTGCCAGATTAGAATCCCTTCGCGGTCACAGAAATCGTAGAACATCTCATCTTCGGGAATTCCACCGCCCCAGATGCGCAGCATATTCAGATTCGCCTCTTTCGCAAGTTTGAGAATCTGCGGCATCCGTTCGCGGTCACGGGAGTGTAGAGCGTCGCAGGGGACATGGTTCATCCCCCACGTGCGAATCGGCACGCCGTTGACGATAAACTGGAAATCCGGTTCTGGATGATAGGTTGCAACCGGTTTGTATTCAAGTGCTATCGAGCGGATTCCATACATGAATTTCACACGATCGAGAACGTTTCCCGACGTTTCGTCGCGAATGGTGATCGATGCGTGATAGAGTTTCGGCTCGCCATAATGTTTCGGCCACCACAACACCGGATTTTCAACCCGGATGCAGAGCGCCTGCTGTGACGACCACGGTCTTTGCTGAACAAACCAGCGGGAATCGCCGCAGACCCCTTCAGTCTCAACGATCAATCCGGCGAAATCGTGACGATCGGTTTCAAATTTGCAGAAGAAACGCAAATTCGCTTCGGATTCATTCGCATCACACATCACCGTTGCCCAGTCAACAATCCGGACCGGTTTCAGTTTCCGCAATGTCACATCACGGAAGATTCCGCCGAGCGGCAGACGCGGCGCGATATCCCATCCCCAAGAATGTGCCGGTTTGCGCATCCGGGTTTGCTCCAGTCCGAAAGGACAGATATTCACCGCCATCGGCACGAGCGGCTCACTGCGGAACACATTGATCGGCGAGGCGATATGCACCGAAATCGTATTGCACCCTTTTGTCAGAAATTTGCTGGGATCGAAAACCGCTGGGATCAATGCGTTATGACTATTTCCCACTTTTTCGCCGTTGATGAAAACAGTTCCGTAACAATCGATACCGGCGAGTTCGAGTTCAAAGTTTCCTTCGGCATCCTCCAGAGTAAATTCCCGTTCAAAGCACCACTCGAATCCCTCGTAGGCATGGTAGGCATTGGAATTTCTGCCGAAAAACGGTTCCGGCGTCATGCCGGCGCGGCAGAGTTCCAACTCAATGTTGCCGGGAACGGCGGCATCAGCAATCTGAATTGGCCCGTCATGAAAAATGCCGGGGGCACGGCCGATCACCTCGGGGCGACCGTAAAGCTTCCAACTGCCATTCAGTGAAATATTTTCTGAGAACATTATACAAACCTTTCTGTTCAATATCGATTACTGCCAGTCTGGAGTACCTTTCTTCCGGTACTCTTTTGCTTTCCAGCGGGAGCCTTCGTTTTGCTGCATACGAAGGCACTCAAAACATTGTTTAGCCATTTCGAAGATCGGTTGAACAATATTGTATATATTGGACGCATATTTATGTTCCCGAGTGGAAATGGAGTAATATTGTCCCTTTCCGTCGACGGCATGATGGATGCACTCCGCCTGAAATGCGTTGGCACAGAATATTGCGCACTCCGCCATATCCGGCAAATTTTGGAAAAATTCCCGGCACTGCTTCTCGGCTCCGTTTACAAGCATCTCCCTCCATGAAAGCGCAACAATTGAATATGGCAAATTTCGCTCTTGGCATAACTTCACAAAGAAATATTCGCGTTCCTTACTAGTTTCAACTTCCAAGCCGCCAGTATTGACAAAAACAAATCGACGAGCGCCATTCACCAACGCTTTGTCGAATAACAACCGGATTGCATGTTCGTTATCCAAACAAACATAGTCAGCAATTTTACCCGGCATAACGTGGTCAAAGAACACAATATTGATCCCTAGAAGCCGCAACCGTCGGAAGGTTTCAAGATCAATATTTTGGTCATACCCCCACACCACGAGATTGCGCACGCCCCCACAGACTAAATCAATCGCAACATTACTTTGGCTAACACTGTCGCTAAATGGCGGAGCAAGGACAATTAGTGCTTTTTCTCGTACCGCTTCCTGATTCAAACTATACAAGAATACACGAGAGAATTCATGTTCTACGGGTAGTACTGCTCCAAGCATTCGGATTGGATCGGTCGCGGCAGTCAGGCGCTCGTTCACGATCGTATTACATCGAATTTTACGTCGTAAAATCCCTTTTTGTTCCAAATTCGCATAAACTCGCCGCACCGTTACTCGACTGACTCCGAAACGCCGAACAGAATCAAATTCGCTTGGAAATACTCCTCCTGGCGGGTACACCCCATGCATGATCTCCCGCGTCAAGATATTTTCAATTTTCTCAGTCAAACTTTTTTTCATATATTTCATTTATCTTTTTAATGCTTTCGATCAGGAAATTCCCTAAAGTAGGAAATTTCCTCCTCTCATGAATTAATATTGTCTTGTATTATATTATGATACAAGGGAGGGCTGTTGTCAATAGTAATTCTACTTTTTTTTAAAAAAATATCTATCTTTTCACGAAATACCGTCATCCCGAGCTTTCAGATCTTTGATGTATCCAGTTTCCATCGCTTCCGCCGGAAAGAGCCAGAAACAGTCCATGCCAGCCTGCAATACCATGAGAGCCTTTGTCGAAGTCAGAAATTCCGGCATGGAGATCAAACCTGCCGCTCTGGTCGCCTGGATGACCTCGGGATCGGTATTCGGAGAGATGACAAAGGCACCTCCCGCCACAGCCGTCTCCCGCATCTGCTTCACGGTCAGTACCATACCCGCGCTGACCAACAATGTGCCCCCGGCGTGGCAGTGTGCTGTAGGCTTATTTATTTCTGCGAATTCATTCCATTTATCTCGGATTTTCCAGACGGGAAACCAGGTGTCCCTCCGTGATTATCACCGAGAAATCTTTGAATAGCACGAACGTGCTCCCGATTTGAATATTAATATGGAAATCAGATTTCCCGGTTACAGGATCACAATTTCTCATTCCGGGGGCTTATCCGCACATTGTAAGTACCTTGGCTTTACCGGGGAAATGTGTCTTTCAAAAATATTTCCCCCTAATCATGTCTCCTGTGGTTCTGCGCGTTCTGCGATTGAGCGCGCAGAACCAAAAGGACAGGAGGTATCATGAGAAGATCCGAGGTGTACGAAGCGATGAGCCGGGAACGGATTATTTTGTTCCCGACGCTCATACTCAAGCTCGACAGACTGCCGGAAAGCGATCTGATTGCCCGCTGGCGGGGAACGGTCGATCTGGCAATGGATTACTGCCCGGAGAATCGCCCGGGCTGGATGTCCAAAGTGTTCTGGACGCCCACGGCATTGGAAACCGGCAGAGTGATTCTTGCCAAAGAGCAGGCTCATCGGGAACGTGTCCGGCTGCGCTTGCAAAAGCTGGCCCGCTTAAACAATCTCAAACTCCGAAAATGGGCTTCATGGCAACGGTGTGCAGACAAACGAAAGCTGATTGAAACCCACCTCGCAACTCAGGACCATGATCCATTCTACTGCCGCTGTATCCAGACACAATTCCTGAATTCCGGTGTCGATCTTGAAGCGCTGCCGGCCTCATATGTCACCCTCTGGTTATGGGAGGCGCTGCCGCCGCCGGAACAGTCCCTGCCGCTTCCCCGGCCGAAGGCAGCCGCCATACAGGAGGCTGTATGAAGAACGGACGCCGGACCATCGTCATGGCTCATGTCAATCTCAAGGCAGGCAGAATCGAATTCCTGATAAAAAAACAGCTCATCCTTCCCGGCAGGAGGCAGCCTCCTGAATTCATATCATTCAGTTCCGAGGAACGCCGGACCATTGGTATGGATTCCATTGAATACTGCCTCAACTACTATGATGATGACGTTGCCTATATCTGGCCGACCTACTTCGCCCACATTGCTTCAATCCGGCAGCCGGAAGAGATTCTGAAACAAATCCTGATCAATGAATTGAGCTGCCGTGTGGAGATCGAATTGACACGAACACTGGAAACCCTGTGCATCTGTGATTTGAGAGAGCAATTGATCGGCAAGAACCGGAACATTTTTGAGCAGGTGGAGGAGCAGGAGAATCATGAGGTCGATTTCTTCAAGGGAGTACGATATGAATCCGTTTATCTCTTCATGCTGCCGCAGGAAGCGAAGATGCAGTTATGCAGGTTGGAACACCCGCACCTGCCGGCCAACCGGAACATGGTTCAGTTGCGGTTCGACCGGTCACTGCCGAAAGTCCGAAGCGTGGTTCCCGACAACAGAACTTCTCCGGAGGTTCATTTTATCAGTTCAATTTCACTTCACGGTCAGCCGCTGATCTTTTACTTCTTCGATGAGATTCTGGCTGACAACGGCAAGCGGCAGATAAAATACCTGGATCAGTACCAATGGCTGCGGCAGATTTATCATGCCATACGGACAAACTGCCAATGAAAATACGAAAAGTGTTTTATCACTTTTACCTGCTCAAGTCTGAAAAAGAAAAATCATCTCGGAAGTTTCATTCCGAATCTTGATTTTTCAGCAATGAAGAATCATATTTTACGCCGAACAAGAGGAAAAAGAAATGCTGTCAGCAATTACCAAACCAACGGAACTTATCGTCGATATTCAATTGGAACAACGCAAAAATCCTGACGGAACCATTCAGATTTTCTACCGCAAATCGGACGGTGTGCTGTACGCCGTCAACGGTTCAGCGGCAAAATTACAGGATGGAGAAGCAATCGTAATCTGCAGCGAGTCCGCCCAGATCGCCGCTGCAGACATTACGGCGGAAGCATTTGCCCGCCTCAAGCGAATATCCGCGTAATTCGGGCCGGTATCATTTGTAAATATAATTGCAAATGTTATATTGAAGTACCAAAGTTTGCGATATATGGGAAAACAGGTTGCGACAATGATTGTCTATCACGGTGGTTACAGTGAAAT
This genomic interval carries:
- a CDS encoding glycoside hydrolase family 2 protein; this translates as MFSENISLNGSWKLYGRPEVIGRAPGIFHDGPIQIADAAVPGNIELELCRAGMTPEPFFGRNSNAYHAYEGFEWCFEREFTLEDAEGNFELELAGIDCYGTVFINGEKVGNSHNALIPAVFDPSKFLTKGCNTISVHIASPINVFRSEPLVPMAVNICPFGLEQTRMRKPAHSWGWDIAPRLPLGGIFRDVTLRKLKPVRIVDWATVMCDANESEANLRFFCKFETDRHDFAGLIVETEGVCGDSRWFVQQRPWSSQQALCIRVENPVLWWPKHYGEPKLYHASITIRDETSGNVLDRVKFMYGIRSIALEYKPVATYHPEPDFQFIVNGVPIRTWGMNHVPCDALHSRDRERMPQILKLAKEANLNMLRIWGGGIPEDEMFYDFCDREGILIWHDFMYGCALYPDDDAFLKEAEHEAIEILRVRRHHACIALWAGDNECDSATYFMRSRYRDPAHNKLTREILPQVCERYAPGAVYLPSSPYISEECQKKGRESGVRDASLMAPEQHLWGSHEYFKNDFYKATTSFVSETGYHACPNVSALKKFLPAEKLWPWDNDDWYHHACNPFMPNMDYNYRIQIIPDQIAEFFGEIPDGLEAFALASQICQAEANQYFLERARASRKYSGMLIWNLIDCWPHFSDSVVDYYYGKKLSYYYCKRHMNDFLIMAGDAADWHWAITMCNDSNRTRRGVYTIRAYQGEVLVSGEFTAAPGEIRQLTRIRCLATDQQLLLIEWEFDDGTRGGNHKVTGTPRYDFRKFRDEWLPAIAALDNGFNAAEIGR
- a CDS encoding GntR family transcriptional regulator; translated protein: MKKSLTEKIENILTREIMHGVYPPGGVFPSEFDSVRRFGVSRVTVRRVYANLEQKGILRRKIRCNTIVNERLTAATDPIRMLGAVLPVEHEFSRVFLYSLNQEAVREKALIVLAPPFSDSVSQSNVAIDLVCGGVRNLVVWGYDQNIDLETFRRLRLLGINIVFFDHVMPGKIADYVCLDNEHAIRLLFDKALVNGARRFVFVNTGGLEVETSKEREYFFVKLCQERNLPYSIVALSWREMLVNGAEKQCREFFQNLPDMAECAIFCANAFQAECIHHAVDGKGQYYSISTREHKYASNIYNIVQPIFEMAKQCFECLRMQQNEGSRWKAKEYRKKGTPDWQ